From Gimesia panareensis, the proteins below share one genomic window:
- a CDS encoding TlpA disulfide reductase family protein, with the protein MRHRHGIMMIAAGLLSLTQFGCGGGDSPAPQTADNKLDGKLESAPAGAKPLQKTPNAKITQVSQTGPTLKPNANAIQTASLERDKLDMDDLDGDEASIADDEVKISELKEGSAEWNVREITRLRVLALPKTDNVEELKLARAERNKKIIQLAMEAVKQTHADKEKQRLFTVCIRHLLDAHLQLALQGDQESIDALYDHSESLYKRDPNSAAAADAGFTVAKFANTSAQRFAQQDPRWIEEFVKQARLFATRFPQENIRAPQLLQAAAETCQLYGMNQKALVCCLDLETKFPKSSETAQVAGLSRRLKLKGQPMQLAGETIEGGYVSIDDYKGSVVLVVFWATTAKPFIEQLPEIQTLSKKYRKYGFEIVGVNLDLEEPAIDAFQEKTPLDWRQIFYSSREKRGWNNPAALHYGVRSVPMMMLVDHTGITEVITSDAKKLEEPLRSLLRKKTQANAK; encoded by the coding sequence ATGAGGCATCGACACGGTATCATGATGATAGCAGCGGGCCTGTTATCGTTGACTCAATTTGGTTGTGGTGGTGGAGACTCGCCGGCTCCTCAGACTGCAGATAATAAACTGGACGGGAAGCTGGAAAGTGCTCCAGCAGGTGCGAAGCCGCTCCAGAAAACACCGAACGCCAAGATCACGCAGGTTTCTCAGACAGGACCAACACTCAAGCCAAACGCGAATGCGATTCAGACGGCAAGTCTGGAACGCGATAAGCTGGATATGGATGATCTGGACGGTGACGAAGCTTCCATAGCTGATGATGAAGTCAAGATCTCCGAACTGAAGGAAGGCTCTGCAGAATGGAACGTACGCGAGATTACCCGTCTGCGTGTGCTCGCTCTGCCCAAAACCGACAATGTCGAAGAGCTGAAACTGGCCCGTGCCGAACGCAATAAAAAGATCATTCAGCTGGCGATGGAAGCCGTCAAACAGACTCATGCCGACAAGGAAAAACAGCGGTTGTTTACGGTCTGTATCCGGCACCTGCTGGACGCCCATCTGCAGCTGGCACTGCAAGGCGATCAGGAAAGCATCGATGCTTTATACGATCATTCCGAATCGCTGTATAAACGCGATCCCAATTCCGCCGCAGCTGCGGATGCCGGCTTCACCGTGGCGAAGTTTGCCAATACGAGTGCCCAGCGGTTTGCGCAGCAGGATCCGCGGTGGATTGAAGAATTCGTCAAGCAGGCACGTCTGTTTGCGACACGATTTCCCCAGGAAAATATTCGTGCTCCCCAACTGCTGCAGGCGGCTGCCGAGACCTGTCAACTGTATGGCATGAATCAGAAGGCACTGGTCTGTTGCCTCGATCTGGAGACGAAATTTCCGAAAAGCAGTGAGACTGCCCAGGTCGCTGGTCTGTCGCGTCGTCTGAAGCTGAAAGGGCAACCAATGCAGCTGGCCGGGGAAACGATCGAAGGTGGATACGTTTCCATTGATGATTACAAAGGGAGCGTGGTGCTGGTTGTATTCTGGGCCACCACTGCAAAACCATTCATCGAACAGTTGCCTGAGATTCAGACTCTCTCTAAGAAATATCGCAAATACGGTTTTGAAATCGTGGGAGTGAATCTGGATCTGGAAGAGCCTGCCATCGATGCGTTCCAGGAAAAGACGCCGCTCGACTGGCGTCAGATCTTCTACTCTTCCCGTGAGAAACGGGGCTGGAACAACCCGGCAGCATTGCACTACGGCGTACGCAGTGTGCCGATGATGATGCTCGTGGATCATACGGGAATCACAGAAGTGATCACTTCCGATGCCAAAAAACTGGAAGAACCGCTGCGGTCGCTGCTCAGAAAGAAAACGCAGGCCAATGCCAAATAA
- the nagB gene encoding glucosamine-6-phosphate deaminase, whose product MAIDISRSARITPKSKFVRHTKVPTQIFETSSDLAKFVASVVADLIRKKNEQNIPAVLGLPTGSTPLGVYRELIRMHNEEGLDFSNVITFNLDEYWPMDPDSIHSYHKFMHENFFDHVNVKPENIHIPRGDIAAEDVDIFCEEYERLIESYGGLDLQLLGIGRSGHIGFNEPGSARNSLTRLVNLDPITRRDAASGFFGEDNVPHHAITMGVGSILSAKKIIIMALGEHKAQVVKRAAEMEVTDEVSASFLQTHANSLFAVDSAAAAELTAVKTPWIVGNIEWTPQLEKKAVIWLSSEVGKPLLKLETDDFLHNHLHQLIQKYGSVAQIRQRVFDGLLEGICTRPAGTDPQRVIVFSPHPDDDVISMGGTLITLADQGHEVYIAYMTSGNIAVFDHDALRHLDFVHEFHKLFHADDTAVLAHIEALKENIANKNAGDLDDAEMLGIKGLIRKTEATAGAQAAGVPEERLRFLDLPFYNTGQVSKKPIGEDDIAIVADLLREVKPHQIYVAGDLSDPHGTHRVCAEAVINAVNVVESEEITPEFWMYRGAWEEYEPHEIERAVPLSPEVVLRKREAIFKHESQKDSAFYPGSDKREFWVRAEDRTRNTATIYNQLGLPEYFAIEAFKQYHGEL is encoded by the coding sequence ATGGCCATTGATATCTCACGCTCTGCACGCATTACACCGAAATCCAAATTTGTCAGGCATACGAAAGTCCCCACGCAGATTTTCGAGACCTCATCTGATCTGGCGAAGTTCGTGGCCTCTGTGGTTGCGGATCTGATTCGTAAGAAGAATGAACAGAACATCCCGGCTGTGCTCGGACTGCCGACGGGGTCCACGCCGCTGGGTGTGTACCGCGAGCTGATTCGGATGCATAACGAGGAAGGCCTGGACTTCTCGAATGTGATCACGTTTAACCTGGATGAATACTGGCCCATGGATCCGGATTCGATCCACAGCTATCACAAGTTCATGCATGAGAATTTTTTCGATCATGTGAATGTGAAGCCGGAAAATATACACATTCCCCGCGGAGATATCGCAGCGGAAGATGTGGATATCTTCTGTGAAGAGTATGAACGGCTGATTGAGAGCTACGGTGGTCTGGATCTGCAGTTACTGGGGATTGGCCGCTCGGGACATATCGGGTTCAACGAGCCCGGGAGCGCGAGAAACAGTCTGACGCGGCTGGTCAACCTGGATCCGATTACCCGTCGCGATGCCGCCAGCGGCTTTTTCGGTGAAGATAACGTGCCTCATCATGCGATTACGATGGGCGTGGGGAGTATTCTCTCAGCGAAAAAGATTATCATCATGGCGCTGGGTGAGCACAAAGCACAAGTGGTCAAGCGGGCTGCTGAGATGGAAGTGACCGATGAAGTTTCCGCCAGCTTCCTGCAGACGCATGCGAATTCCCTGTTTGCGGTCGACAGTGCTGCGGCTGCTGAACTGACCGCGGTTAAAACACCCTGGATTGTGGGGAACATTGAATGGACACCGCAACTTGAGAAAAAAGCGGTCATCTGGCTCTCCAGTGAAGTGGGCAAACCGCTGTTGAAACTGGAAACCGATGATTTTCTGCACAATCACCTGCACCAGTTGATCCAGAAATACGGTTCCGTGGCACAGATTCGTCAGCGGGTGTTTGATGGGCTGCTGGAAGGGATCTGCACGCGTCCTGCGGGAACCGATCCGCAGCGGGTGATCGTCTTCAGTCCGCATCCGGATGATGACGTGATTTCAATGGGGGGAACGCTGATCACCCTGGCTGACCAGGGGCATGAAGTTTACATCGCTTATATGACCAGCGGCAATATAGCTGTGTTCGACCACGATGCGTTGCGGCATCTCGATTTCGTGCACGAGTTTCATAAACTGTTCCACGCTGATGACACAGCAGTGCTGGCACATATTGAGGCACTGAAAGAGAATATTGCCAACAAGAACGCCGGGGATCTGGATGATGCTGAGATGCTGGGCATCAAGGGACTGATCCGGAAGACAGAGGCGACGGCAGGTGCCCAGGCGGCAGGTGTTCCCGAGGAACGTCTGCGGTTTCTGGACTTGCCCTTCTACAACACGGGACAGGTCTCGAAGAAGCCGATCGGCGAAGATGATATCGCGATCGTGGCGGATCTGTTACGCGAGGTGAAACCACACCAGATTTACGTCGCCGGCGATCTTTCCGATCCGCATGGGACGCACCGCGTCTGTGCCGAGGCTGTTATCAATGCGGTGAATGTGGTGGAATCTGAGGAGATCACTCCCGAGTTCTGGATGTACCGCGGTGCCTGGGAAGAGTATGAGCCACATGAAATCGAACGGGCCGTTCCCCTGAGCCCTGAAGTTGTGCTGCGGAAGCGGGAAGCGATCTTCAAGCATGAGTCACAGAAGGACAGTGCGTTTTACCCCGGGAGCGACAAACGGGAGTTCTGGGTGCGGGCTGAGGATCGAACCCGTAACACAGCAACGATTTACAATCAGCTCGGCTTGCCGGAATATTTCGCGATTGAGGCGTTTAAGCAGTATCACGGCGAGCTGTGA